The Primulina eburnea isolate SZY01 chromosome 18, ASM2296580v1, whole genome shotgun sequence genome segment aaaattgatGAGGAagttaaaaaaatgtttttccttCTGTCAAGTATTGTACAAAACTTTTGGAAGGTATGTAGACTGAACACTAACTTGTGTTTGTGGGTGGAGATTTTCCACCAATTTCTTCTATAATTTTTATCTAAAATTATGAAACTAAAACTTAAAATACAtggattaaaattaaattttatataattcgtgaatataaaatcatttcttttaaaacaaacaaattCATTTGCATCTAGGGTGATAAACAAATCGATCTGATTCGTGAGTTTTTGGAATCGAcaaaatacatatttaatttgtatttaaatttatcaaacttgagccgaactcgaacatgtttaacttttatcgaatcgaactcgagtcaaaattattttgtttgataGTTCGCGAACACCTCATGAACACTTTCGGGCCTTCTATTTCTAaataattcacaaatatgttcaAACATTTCAAGTTAAACTAGAATTTTGAACTcgaactaaaaaaattaaaactttcGAATTTCAAATAAGTTGGATTTGGCCTTCTATTTCTAaataattcacaaatatgttcaAACATTTCAAGTTAAACTAGAATTTTGAACTcgaactaaaaaaattaaaactttcGAATTTCAAATAAGTTGGATTTTGAATACACTCGAACTGAAATTGTAATAATCGACTCAATTCGGATGGTTTCGCTCCATAGTGCAAGTGCATAGTCAGCATAAGAACAAGACATTTCCAGCTTTTTCGCCTGGAAATTTCCATCCCCGCCATGGAAGAGGCGGACCCGCCGGAGTGCCCGGTCTGCCTGCAGCCTTACGAAGCCGTCTCCGTGATCCCGCGTGTGCTTTCCTGCGGCCACACCACCTGCGAAGCCTGTCTGAAACAGCTCCCCAACCCCTTCCCCAACACCCTTCGCTGCACTGTTTGCACCCTCCTCGTGAAATTCGGCAGCTGCCCCTCATCCCTCCCCAAGAACCTTGACCTCCTCCACGTATCCTCAGTCCTTCAGCACCAGCCCGCCAAGGGCAATAAGGAGGACTCCCGATCATCTACGAGGGAAAAGAATGAGAATCTGTCGCTTGCTATGCGTTTGATTCCAAAGTCATGGTCGTATGCATTCTATCTTAAATGGAAAAGGTGGATTCTACCTGAGGATAGTGTAATGATCGAGAAAATGGGTACAGGAGATGACTATGGGATGCTTTGTGGAAAAGTTTTGAAGTCTTTCGGGAGTGATCACGTTATGGGGGATGTCGTAAGGGATAATGAAATGTTACGAATGGTTAAAGTTGGGATTTTTACGGAGGATGAAGGCCCAACAAATCTTTTCAAGCATAGTTATGAATCAAAAATTTTGAGCGTTTTGTATGCGATGAAAGAAAAGGAGAGAAGTGAATTGGCTTCCATCTTGCGTTTGAATTTCAGCATCTGTAATGTGGGGAAGGTTTATGGGTTTTGGTATCACGAGAATGATGATAAGTGCGTGTATATTGTTTTTTACAACTTTAATTCATGTGATTTACCCAATAATATGATTAAGAAAAAGGTGGGGGAGAGGTTGAGTATTGATGAAGTGAGAGGCTTTGGAATGCTTGGAATGGAGTTATgtgaaattttaagttgtttgcAGTTGGAAGGATTGGTTATTGGTTGTCTGAGTTTGAGTTTTCTTGGTTTCAACAAATTTGGTCGCGTCTTTGTTGATTTAGCCGCGGTCTTGAATATGGGGAGGAGATTGAATGCGGTTATAAGATGGGGTCACAAAGATTTTGAAATTGGTTTGAAGGACTCGATATTGGAAGAAAATCCGGTGTTCATTAGTCCAGAGACAATGTTATATTTTCTTACGAAGTGGGGTTTTGATTTGGATCGTGGGAACTCGGAATGTGAAGTTTTGGGTGCTTCAGATGTTTGGTCAATTGCTTGCTTATTGGTTTGGCTTTTTATTGGAAGCACTTTCTTAGAAGAGATGAGAACTTACGTACATAGTATTGCCAATGCAATTACTGACGAGAAGGAATTTGACTATTCTGGTTTGTATTTAATTTGGTTTGAGAAAACAATGGCTCTGTTAGAAGGTAGACTGGGCTTGGAATGTTCTGTTCTAAACGATGTTTTGTGCAGGTGTCTAGAGTTTGACC includes the following:
- the LOC140819314 gene encoding uncharacterized protein isoform X1, with translation MEEADPPECPVCLQPYEAVSVIPRVLSCGHTTCEACLKQLPNPFPNTLRCTVCTLLVKFGSCPSSLPKNLDLLHVSSVLQHQPAKGNKEDSRSSTREKNENLSLAMRLIPKSWSYAFYLKWKRWILPEDSVMIEKMGTGDDYGMLCGKVLKSFGSDHVMGDVVRDNEMLRMVKVGIFTEDEGPTNLFKHSYESKILSVLYAMKEKERSELASILRLNFSICNVGKVYGFWYHENDDKCVYIVFYNFNSCDLPNNMIKKKVGERLSIDEVRGFGMLGMELCEILSCLQLEGLVIGCLSLSFLGFNKFGRVFVDLAAVLNMGRRLNAVIRWGHKDFEIGLKDSILEENPVFISPETMLYFLTKWGFDLDRGNSECEVLGASDVWSIACLLVWLFIGSTFLEEMRTYVHSIANAITDEKEFDYSGLYLIWFEKTMALLEGRLGLECSVLNDVLCRCLEFDPENRPSITELWKSLRELVIQPCYDKRITLQSEMKNENLGYCVVLGELCQIVEETSGRLIGVQGDSERDKVDQTGAMNGDIGDGVSKGRVKCSEMKGHFDCITGLAIGGDFLFSSSYDKMVRVWSLQDFTHVHSFKGHDHRVMAVCFVDGTEPLCISGDNEGVICIWDASFPFNDAPIKKLREQKDWRYSGIHALAVSGTEYLYTGSGDKLIKAWSLQDHTLSCSMSGHMSVVSSLEVCNGVLYSGSWDGTIRLWSLSDHSSLAVLGEDKLGNVASIMSLSAEHDLLFVGHENGCIKVWHNDVLLQSTQTHNGSVFSVRKKGKWLFSGGWDKKIYVQEISEDGEGISYIPIGTIACDSVVIALIYWEGKLFVGQADKTIKVYHGM
- the LOC140819314 gene encoding uncharacterized protein isoform X2 → MEEADPPECPVCLQPYEAVSVIPRVLSCGHTTCEACLKQLPNPFPNTLRCTVCTLLVKFGSCPSSLPKNLDLLHVSSVLQHQPAKGNKEDSRSSTREKNENLSLAMRLIPKSWSYAFYLKWKRWILPEDSVMIEKMGTGDDYGMLCGKVLKSFGSDHVMGDVVRDNEMLRMVKVGIFTEDEGPTNLFKHSYESKILSVLYAMKEKERSELASILRLNFSICNVGKVYGFWYHENDDKCVYIVFYNFNSCDLPNNMIKKKVGERLSIDEVRGFGMLGMELCEILSCLQLEGLVIGCLSLSFLGFNKFGRVFVDLAAVLNMGRRLNAVIRWGHKDFEIGLKDSILEENPVFISPETMLYFLTKWGFDLDRGNSECEVLGASDVWSIACLLVWLFIGSTFLEEMRTYVHSIANAITDEKEFDYSGLYLIWFEKTMALLEGRLGLECSVLNDVLCRCLEFDPENRPSITELWKSLRELVIQPCYDKRITLQSEMKNENLGYCVVLGELCQIVEETSGRLIGVQGDSERDKVDQTGAMNGDIGDGVSKGRVKCSEMKGHFDCITGLAIGGDFLFSSSYDKMVRVWSLQDFTHVHSFKGHDHRVMAVCFVDGTEPLCISGDNEGVICIWDASFPFNDAPIKKLREQKDWRYSGIHALAVSGTEYLYTGSGDKLIKAWSLQDHTLSCSMSGHMSVVSSLEVCNGVLYSGSWDGTIRLWSLSDHSSLAVLGEDKLGNVASIMSLSAEHDLLFVGHENGCIKVWHNDVLLQSTRTRNGFDW